DNA sequence from the Gouania willdenowi chromosome 21, fGouWil2.1, whole genome shotgun sequence genome:
gcatctgtgccttttttctcatagtatacccctagatttattttttattttttttaaatgctaaaatgaTCTTAAAGAGAACTGACAGTTAGTGGGTAAaattgaaacatattttaaaaattgctaACTACGTacacgtacagtatgtgtgtaagccatagaactatagtgtttcattaaattgtaaacgacagtttttatagaatttccatgccaaataagattacaaagtcaattatctgaactcaattacaattcaattatgattacgacagcaacagatgttttcaattaAAGTTACAAATAGAACTAcatcacaattgtaattaatgatcaattattattgtaaataattacagttattattgacaccaaccctgctTCCTACACATTTACATGAGGTGGTTTGATACCTGCTTGTGTTCTGTTTCTGCTCTCCCAGTTGCAGATTTGGGACACAGCCGGCCAGGAGCGCTTCAGGAAGAGCATGGTGGAGCACTATTACCGCAGCGTTCAAGCCGTCATCTTTGTGTATGACGTCACAAGCCTCTCCTCCTTCCAGAGCATTCCAGAGTGGATCGACGAGTGCAGCAGACATTGTGTGGGACCCCTCGTGCCCCGCATCCTAGTGGGAAATAAGTGTGACCTGCAGGGTCAGCGAGAGGTTCCCACGTGCACTGCTCAATCGTTCGCTGACGGCTACAGCTTCCCACTGTTTGAAACTTCAGCCAAGGATCCCTCTGAGAAGGAGCACGTCGATGCCATATTTCTGACTTTAGCTTACAGGCTGAAGAGCCGCAAATCGCTGATACTTAAGCAGCCGAGCGTAGAAGGTGTTGCTCCTCTTTTAGACCAAAGAGACCAGCCTGATGGGTGCTGCCAATGCTGAAGCACATGCTTGATTTGTTGGAGCTACAAAAGTGCAGCAGTCACTGCAGCCTTCAGGGGAAAATGCATAACCTAAAAAGCatccaaaaaatagaaaataaaggcTTTTAAGTTTGTACTGTATCAAAGGAAGATTTCAACCAAATGCATGAATATTTGTGGAGGTATATCAAGGTTTTGCTGCACATAAAATCACTTTTGAGTCGGTAATGCAGATGCACTTTAATAGAGAAAGAACATACGCAATCGTGTCCAGCAGCTCTGTGTAATTATTAGAACTCAAACCTGAAAATGAATCAAGCAGAAGAGCGACTGCAAGGGAGACAGAGACGCtcaaaaaaactgtgaaaacctgtcatcaaaccagttttattttacacatagAAATGTTCAGCAATGACAGATTGTTGCAGTTATTAAAGTCTTGTAACAATGCATCCATTAATTGTAGCtcctttttttgtaataaacaaATTGCCAAAGATATTGATTATATTAAATAGATGACTTCCAGAAATCCTCAGGTTTCTACACAACAAAGGTCAGTATATTCCTCATACTCGTGAAATATTTCCTTATTTCCTATTGCACATATATAATCTATTAAGGATAAGTTTAGTACATACACATACAGAATTTCCAGTGCTTTCAATGAGAATAATCCAGTGGTATTTGTATCT
Encoded proteins:
- the LOC114455072 gene encoding ras-related protein Rab-33B isoform X2, producing MAVENKAGAEFESVFSPTDSLELSRSYDQKCRVFKIIVIGDSNVGKTCLTYRFCGGNFLKNPEATIGVDFRERTLELDGESIKIWDTAGQERFRKSMVEHYYRSVQAVIFVYDVTSLSSFQSIPEWIDECSRHCVGPLVPRILVGNKCDLQGQREVPTCTAQSFADGYSFPLFETSAKDPSEKEHVDAIFLTLAYRLKSRKSLILKQPSVEGVAPLLDQRDQPDGCCQC
- the LOC114455072 gene encoding ras-related protein Rab-33B isoform X1; this translates as MAVENKAGAEFESVFSPTDSLELSRSYDQKCRVFKIIVIGDSNVGKTCLTYRFCGGNFLKNPEATIGVDFRERTLELDGESIKLQIWDTAGQERFRKSMVEHYYRSVQAVIFVYDVTSLSSFQSIPEWIDECSRHCVGPLVPRILVGNKCDLQGQREVPTCTAQSFADGYSFPLFETSAKDPSEKEHVDAIFLTLAYRLKSRKSLILKQPSVEGVAPLLDQRDQPDGCCQC